One part of the Rutidosis leptorrhynchoides isolate AG116_Rl617_1_P2 chromosome 1, CSIRO_AGI_Rlap_v1, whole genome shotgun sequence genome encodes these proteins:
- the LOC139860975 gene encoding serine/threonine-protein kinase RUNKEL, whose translation MNQYHIYEAIGQGKYSTVYKGRKKKSIEYFAIKSVDKAHKSKVLQEVRILHSLDHSNVLKFHSWYETSAHLWLVLEYCVGGDLRTLLEQDSRLPEESVHDLAQDLVRGLRYLHSKGIIYCDLKPSNILLDENGRTKLCDFGLSRKLSDISKTPSSLLPHAKRGTPCYMAPELFHDGGVHSYASDFWALGCVLYECYAGRPPFIGKEFTQLVKSILTDPTPILPGNPSRSFANLVSSLLIKDPTERIQWVEICDHAYWNTKLTPLPLPPQPAFDNMIETCYKPCLTERNSNKTPPRHHDNSKGSVGPNENLNQNTNTPSRPVSSGRKVQSKVSNTKGVNLLRLSKIAKTNLQRENEKDNYRRPLPNDSEDVKIENTDMELDFDENNEDDTQDDPEMATPTRPVHDPDNESVESPMISTPATDESRRTDYESSSDHIEVPATPPNASPQPKIKKVLEDSEGSEGVVNLSTVLWHASDLSVRPVMPSKKSDKGSETVPNLPFDAVPVSDFMKLPKEQLDVLVKCILSILNGNTSIGEKQNVIRYLEMLSCNVDAANILTNGSIMPVLVKMLRQSKASALRVQLASLLGLLIRHSSFIDDDLSNSGILGSLNDGLGDRQEKVRRFCMAALGELLFYISTQNDQSKTTNPPESPSKESRTTSGWQVPTTLISVVTSLLRKGEDDITQLYALRTIENVSSQGGYWATRFTSQDVINNLCYIFRAPGKQETVRLTAGSCLVRLVRFNPPTIQQVMEKLTFKETATTISKGSPREQQICLNLLNMAMLGSHLFTNIGRHLLPLDDKNLVPNLISLIEQGGEVLRGKTLVFVTLLCKNRKRWLAHFFLNAKLLTSVDRVMKEKGVYLQHCLEAFFNGVVSIVPGLLEMIVVDIQQLIGGKRHTPGGGITGRGGSKTNNLQLFPVVLNLLGSSSFKRKLVDSELLQQLKMLIKLVESPFQGRDDFLLTLLRVIEAITEEPSVIEENHKTFVNEILPSLSVICRGSKDGDVRFLCLKIWFEVVVNMLNEQPGDEARWEDLKLICGNHFVPLFPTLMKDEDPTPIYAQKLHQMLIEYNVIVQH comes from the exons ATGAATCAGTATCACATCTACGAGGCAATCGGTCAAGGCAAATACTCG ACTGTGTACAAAGGTAGGAAGAAGAAAAGCATCGAGTATTTTGCCATTAAAAGTGTTGATAAAGCTCACAAGAGCAAGGTTCTTCAAGAA GTCAGGATTCTACATTCGTTGGATCATTCTAATGTACTCAAATTCCATTCCTG GTATGAAACTTCTGCTCATTTGTGGCTGGTATTAGAATACTGTGTTGGGGGTGACCTCCGGACGTTACTGGAGCAG GACAGTAGACTTCCAGAAGAATCGGTACATGATCTTGCACAGGATCTTGTTAGAGGCTTGCG GTATTTACACTCAAAGGGAATCATCTATTGTGACTTGAAACCATCAAACATCTTATTAGATGAAAATGGCCGGACCAag CTATGTGATTTCGGGTTATCCAGAAAATTGAGTGATATATCTAAAACACCTTCTTCCCTG TTACCACACGCAAAACGTGGAACTCCATGCTATATGGCCCCCGAGTTATTTCATGATGGCGGAGTTCATTCTTACGCGTCCGATTTCTGGGCTCTCGGTTGTGTTCTTTATGAATGTTATGCTGGTAGACCCCCGTTTATAGGAAAGGAATTCACACAATTAGTAAAGTCAATTCTTACTGATCCAACTCCAATTCTTCCGGGCAATCCTAGCCGTTCATTTGCTAATCTGGTCAGTTCACTTCTAATAAAAGATCCAACTGAGAGGATCCAGTGGGTCGAAATATGTGATCATGCCTATTGGAACACAAAGCTCACTCCTTTGCCTTTACCCCCTCAACCAGCTTTCGATAACATGATTGAAACGTGTTATAAACCATGCCTTACAGAGAGAAACAGTAATAAAACCCCACCCAGACATCATGATAACTCAAAAGGCTCAGTGGGTCCCAATGAAAATTTGAATCAGAATACAAATACACCTAGTAGACCTGTATCTAGTGGTCGAAAAGTCCAATCTAAGGTTTCTAATACGAAGGGTGTGAATCTGCTACGTCTTTCTAAAATTGCAAAAACAAATCTACAAAGGGAGAACGAAAAGGACAACTATCGTAGGCCGTTGCCTAATGATTCTGAAGATGTTAAAATTGAAAACACCGATATGGAGCTCGATTTTGACGAGAACAATGAGGATGACACACAAGATGACCCGGAAATGGCTACCCCGACCCGACCCGTACATGATCCAGATAACGAATCGGTTGAATCACCAATGATTAGCACACCTGCAACAGATGAATCTAGAAGAACTGATTATGAATCCTCTTCAGATCATATTGAAGTCCCTGCTACTCCACCTAATGCTTCACCACAACCAAAGATTAAAAAAGTTCTAGAAGATTCAGAAGGTTCAGAAGGTGTGGTTAACCTGTCAACAGTCCTATGGCATGCATCTGACCTTTCGGTTCGACCCGTTATGCCAAGCAAAAAGTCAGACAAAGGGTCAGAAACTGTTCCTAATCTTCCATTTGATGCAGTTCCAGTTTCTGATTTTATGAAATTACCGAAGGAGCAATTAGATGTACTTGTGAAATGTATTTTAAGCATTTTGAATGGAAATACTTCAATTGGTGAGAAGCAGAATGTTATTAGGTATCTTGAGATGTTAAGTTGCAATGTAGATGCTGCTAATATTTTGACTAACGGGTCAATAAtgccggttttggtgaaaatgctTCGCCAGTCGAAAGCGTCAGCTTTGCGGGTCCAACTTGCTTCACTTCTTGGTTTGCTGATACGACATTCTAGTTTTATTGATGATGATTTGTCAAATTCGGGAATATTGGGTTCTTTGAATGATGGGTTAGGTGACCGTCAAGAAAAAGTCAGAAGGTTTTGTATGGCTGCTTTGGGTGAGTTGTTGTTTTATATATCTACGCAAAACGACCAATCGAAAACAACGAATCCCCCAGAAAGCCCATCTAAGGAAAGCAGGACCACATCAGGATGGCAG GTTCCAACTACATTGATTTCAGTGGTGACATCACTTTTACGAAAGGGTGAAGATGACATAACTCAACTGTACGCATTAAGAACCATAGAAAACGTATCAAGTCAAGGAGGCTATTGGGCCACTCGTTTTACCAGCCAAGATGTAATCAACAATCTCTGTTACATTTTTCGAGCTCCTGGTAAACAAGAAACCGTTCGACTAACAGCCGGGTCATGTTTAGTCCGGTTAGTCCGTTTTAACCCACCAACAATCCAACAGGTAATGGAAAAGCTTACATTTAAAGAAACGGCCACCACAATTTCAAAAGGAAGCCCACGTGAACAACAAATATGCTTAAACTTACTAAATATGGCAATGCTCGGTAGCCATCTGTTCACCAACATTGGGCGCCATTTACTTCCACTTGATGACAAGAATCTGGTCCCGAATCTTATTTCTCTCATTGAACAAGGGGGTGAAGTTTTGAGAGGGAAAACACTCGTTTTTGTTACTTTACTGTGCAAGAATCGAAAACGATGGCTTGCACACTTTTTCTTAAATGCCAAGTTGTTGACAAGTGTAGATAGAGTAATGAAAGAGAAGGGTGTTTATCTACAACATTGTTTAGAAGCGTTTTTTAACGGTGTGGTTTCTATTGTACCCGGGTTGTTAGAAATGATTGTTGTTGATATTCAGCAATTGATTGGTGGAAAAAGGCATACGCCAGGTGGTGGTATAACAGGCAGAGGTGGTTCGAAGACCAACAACCTTCAACTTTTTCCTGTTGTTCTTAATCTGCTTGGAAGTTCATCCTTTAAACGCAAGCTGGTGGACTCTGAGTTGCTTCAGCAACTCAAGATGCTAATCAAATTGGTTGAATCACCATTTCAG GGACGAGATGATTTTCTGTTAACACTTCTACGTGTTATTGAGGCCATCACTGAAGAGCCATCTGTAATTGAGGAAAACCACAAAACTTTTGTCAATGAAATACTTCCAAGTCTTTCGGTTATTTGCAGAGGAAGTAAAGATGGAGACGTGAGATTTTTATGCTTGAAGATATGGTTTGAGGTGGTCGTTAA